Below is a genomic region from Meleagris gallopavo isolate NT-WF06-2002-E0010 breed Aviagen turkey brand Nicholas breeding stock chromosome 5, Turkey_5.1, whole genome shotgun sequence.
GCACTTGTGAGAATATGGTATGGACAATAAAAGCTTTGTATGTTCTGActaattttgctgttttgtcCCACCATTTTGGTAAATCATATTCCTACTCAAAACAGGTGTTCCTGCAGAAGGGATAGTGTGGGATGGAACGCATGCTGAATTAGGTCTTTCCATTGTAAGACAGAGGTTTGGCCAGGACTGAAATTCTATCATTGCTCTCAAAGTCTAGGGTAGCTCCCACATGTAGGGACTCTGTTCTTCtcacaaagagaaagagatgacAGCTGCCCAGTGCCTCACTCACTATGGTGGATGTGGCCTGGGGATACCGACAGTCGTGGCTGATTTTATATGACGGGTTTATAGGCAAAGACAATGTTTCATTCACTGTACAGGGCCTTTGTGGGTGCCATGCCAGGTTTTCTGGCAGGCTGGCAGAATGTGAGGCAACTGTGCCAACCACCTGCTGAGGGCTGAGCAGGAGGCAGGAGTGGTGCTGGATTGGGCCAGGCTCCTGCCCAATAGCAGTTATCTGCTTGTCACTGCCATTAATTTGCTGACTGTGCACTTTGCTTCTTCCTAGGGTCTTGTGGTCCCTGTTGTTAGGAATGTAGAAAATATGAACTTTGCTGACATAGAGCGAGCTATCTATGAGTTGGGGGAAAAGGTAAGAAAAGCTGGAGGTGTTTTTGAAAAAGATTGGGAGGGTGCTGGATGGGCATGAATTGATTTGGTCCCCTTGTGGCGTCGTCTCTGACCTCTGACACACTGAGTTGTGTTGTAGGGAACTATCCAGTTACAGCTGTAGCTGTGCCCATGCCTTACAGGACAGATCTATCTACTTGTTGCCCTTCCAGAAGACTTTCCACTATGTATTAGTGATATGGTGTGTCTTCACCATTACTTTTGGAGGCCAAGGCTGAACTGCCCTGGGATAAGTCCCTCTTATCTGTTTCCTGCACAAGCAGGATTTGGaatcaaaggcaaaaaaatccTTCCCCAAAGACAGCAAATATTTGAGTCTTAAAACATAATGTGTTTTCAAGTAATTGATGCTGGTTTTCAGttgaacaaataaataagtgaaGCTCTGGCCATGAGCATTTGTTGAGAGGGTGAACATACAAACCCTTGTCCTTTGTCATTTGTGGTCTGAGTGGCTTTCTGAGACCTTACCTTTCTTCTAGGCACGGAAGAACGAACTGGCTATCGAAGACATGGATGGTGGCACTTTCACAATCAGCAATGGAGGGGTTTTTGGGTCACTCTTTGGGACACCTATCATCAACCCACCGCAGTCTGCTATCTTAGGCATGCATGCCATCTTTGACAGGCCTGTGGCTGTGGGAGGCAAGGTAGGTGGAGCTGCACAGGAGGTTTCAATGAGTAGAGAGGAGTGCTCTGTGGGATGAGGATCATGCCCAGTATGCTGTTTCTAGGGAGGGTGATGTTGCCTTCTGAAAGGCTTCACTGTGAAGGAGGAACAGAGACTAAAAGATGAAAGGGCAACTTTGCTGGCACTGGTACTTGCCTGAGATGTGCAGAGAGCCTTGCCCGATTCGAAAAGGGCGCAGCTGAATAACCTGCTAGGGTgtggaaaggaggaaggggcTGTAGTCTCTGTGATAGAGGCCAGCTCCAGAGAAGGGACCAAGTGTTGTGCAGTGCAGACCAAGCTAGTGCTGGTGCCTGGGTGGGCGGGTGTGAGTGGGTGTGAATTCTGCCAAGCGGTGTTCCGAGCCCCTGATTCAGGACAGGAGAATGCCAGGTCTTCCCTAGATTGAGAGGAGGGTATCCTGCAGGTGGTAGGGCTGAGCTCACTAATACCCATCTTGTTCTCTCCCTTCAGATCGAGATCCGGCCCATGATGTACGTGGCACTGACCTACGATCACCGGCTGATTGatggcagagaggcagtgacTTTCCTGCGCAAGATCAAGGCAGCGGTGGAGGATCCCCGCGTGCTGCTGCTCGACCTGTAGAGCAGCCACACCCCCCACACAACCCACCCAGGGCATAGACGCAGCACCAGCAGGGGCGCAACGCAGGGCATTCAGGGACTGGCTGGGGTCATTCCAGTCTCCCTCCCACCCCTGAGATcagagatgtcccagagggaACTGGGAGGATAGCTCCTACCTCCTTTCCTGTTCTGTTTAATGGATGGTTCAGTCTCTCACTAGGATTGCCACGCAGTGGGCCAACCACTGAACGGCACTGCCTTTTTGGAGCCATCTGTGTGGCATCCTCTCCTTCACGGCACCAAACTCTCACCTCTAGCTTGTCCAATACCACTGGAAAGcgcttgctgctgctgtgctagGGTACCCTTTCCTGCCACTCCAAGGTGGGTTCAGCTTTATTTCCTAGCACTGAGGTtctgggaggggagggagaggaaaggcTACTGTTCTGTCCCCGTTTTGCTTGAAAATATGTCACACTCATCAGCCTTGCAAGGGCAGCCTGGGTTCCCCCAGGCCAATTGCAGCAGAGTTTTTGatcagagcagtgctgaggtAGGTGTTGTGCCCCTGGCAGTGCTCTAATTACACTCCCTCCACAGACTGGAATGCAGTGGTTGCATCTCCCCTGCCTTTCCTTGGAGATCATTTGTCTCTCACTAGCCTGGCCACTGAGACATGAATGTTCCTGGCCAGGTAGGCAGAGCCTATGATCTCTGTGGAGGCAGCACTGTTCCTGGGGATGGGAGGCCACCCTTTCACCATGACATGCCCTACACTAGGCTAAGAAACAACCCCCAGCAGCTGTCCTTGAATCGCAGCGTACTGATGGATGGGTCTGCGTGTGAGGGCTTGGCCTGCTACCAGCAGAgagctggggggagggggggggaggcTGGTCTGCAAGTGTAATGTATATCCCAGCCCAAGGCTGCTggttttggggggaggggggacaGTCCTTAATCTGATAGCGCACACATGTACTGGGGAGTGAGGGGGTTGCTAGTGCCTGCAGAGTCTATTACTCTTACCCTCTACACAGAACTTGTAACTAAAATATTTAACACAGCGGattttaagtgaaataaaacTGGTCAACAACTGCAAGGTGGGCTGTGTTTGGGGAGGTAGTTCCTGAGAGTGGCCTTGGACATTGGCAGCCTCTGTAGCACAGCATGAGAAGCCTGTTGTCTGGGAGTGAGAAAGGGAACTGGCGCTGGGTCTTTCCCTGGTGATAGTAAATGGAAGTTTCTCTGGCTCTGAACTCTCCTGTTCTCAAATCCTCTGGCATAGAACTGTCTCTTACCAGAAAAGACGAGATTCTGGGGCTGGAAAGCATCTTTTTCCGTATTTCTTTGTCTatcaaaagcagagaaatccCAGCATTTTCTAAGTGGTGTGATGGCCAAGAGCGAGAACTGGGACAAGCTCTCAGTACGGTTCTGGAACCAGGTTGGCTTTCCCTGGTAGAACAGGGGTTGTAAATTGTGAAAGTGAGAAAAAGGCTATTAGTGGTTGCAGAGGCAAGAAATGTAAACCAAAAGCTGTCTCTCGTTACGGGCACTGGGGGCATTTCTCCAAGGAGCTGTCTGTCTTGGAACATTAAGAAACCATTCCTGGATTGTGGTTGGGTTTTCCCATCTCTGAGATAAGCTTCAGAGAATGGTTTGCCTTTACTAGCTATGAGTAAAGGCAGCCTCTTCTGAGAGAAAACTATTGCACACACAGTTGCAATGCTGATGAGAGAATTTTCTAGTACTTGTTTCTATTGCTTCCTGGCAGCTAAGGAGAAATAGACACGTGGCATCAGCTTTTCTTTGTGCCTGACTGAGATAGGTtaggagaggagagaaggggggggaaaaaaaccctatACTATGATAAGAGCAGCGTGGTCAGCTGCTGttgcaaaaataaatggagtgaaagttctgattttaaaaatgcttctgatACCTAGCACCCGTGCACCTTCAGAATACAGCAGGGCCTCGGTACCTGTGTACATGATACTGGGGAGCAATGCCTGTATTCCGTTTAGAGCGTGGCCTTTGAACCACGCAAGCTCTTACACCAATCCAGCAGGGCAACCTGGTTGATTGAGTCTGCCTTGCTGCAGCTTGCTGTAGGAGGCTCAAGCAAGCTGCTGTGCTTGGAGCTTCGTTTTCTGTGACCCTGCTGGGTGACAGCGAGGATGCTGCGTGGCAAGGGTGCTGGGGCATAGGTGCCAGGCTGTGGGGTCGGTCCTGCTGAACCCTGCTGCTTCGCAGCACTAGCCGCGTCgctgcagcaggagctcagcTTCTCCTGGGCTCTGCTTCCCTCTGGTGGCCGAGCCCTGCTGCTGCCGCCCAGGAACCAAGATgagaggggctgggggaggagcGGGGTGTTGCAGCTGGCGGCAGCCAGCAGTGCTTCACTGCTGTCAGGAGCTCATTAGTACTGGGGAAGCTTGGGCAGTGGGAGGTTACTGGGAGTGGAGGATCAGAAGTATACTAGTGACGATGCTAGATACTCCTTCGGCCTAGAGGTACTGTGATTCTCAACAAATCAAGCTATGCTAATTCTCATCAgtcatcataaaatcatagaacagtttgggttgAGTGCTTACTCAGAAACAGGACACTTTTGCAAGCAGTCACATGTGGTTTATTCTTTTCGCAGAGCTGGGAGTAGAAGAGCCATGGGTTCCATCCCACCCCTGACCTGCAGCAGGCATTACCACACACATGCAGCTGGTGAATGGCACAGAGCGCAGGCTCGGGCACCAGCCAGCAGAGTCCCGGGGTGAACACAACTGGAAGCCACAAAAAATAACGGGGACATCAACTGCAggagcagcaaaaataaaaccagaggGAAGAGACCCCACGGCACTGTGCTAAGCAGTGGGCCATGGCCTCTCCTCAGCAGCCGAAAAGGGTGGTACAAGAGGAGGTTTAGGGCATAGACTCCAGCCCAAGCAGGGGGGTCCTAATGGAAGAACCCTCAGCCTCCCCTTGAAGAGGCTAGCAAGCATAGGCAGCAACGGAAGAAGATTTGTGGCTGCACAACCTCATATGTGCCCTCCCCCTTTACAAGCAGACCTCCCCCCACTGCAAGCAGAGGTGCCTAGTGGGTTCACAGGCTTTGGGTAGGACGCAGCCCCTCAAGTTCCCCTGCTTAGCCCACCAGTTTGCTCCAAGGGATGGTGCTGAAGAAAGAGTGGGACTTGAGCTTGGCGATTCCACCTCCTCCTGCACCCAAACGCTGTTTGGGgttgtgctgcaggagctgcagagaaacATAGGAGATTAGTTGGGGAAGATGGATGCACTAGGAAAGCTGCCTAGGCTAGACTTGGGCCGGCCTCGGGTCTAGTCCCTCCTCCCTGTGCTCTTCAGCCTTTACCTGAGTGAGTAGTGATGTAGCTGCCAGGCTGAGACCCTCAGGCAGAAGCAACTGTGTGTGAGGGTAGATCCCTGTTGGATGGCTTTGGAACAGCGGCTGTAGCAGGCAGAGGGTGACAGTGAGCAGCTGCACTGACCAGAGCAGTAACACTCTGCTGAGCCTTCAGTGCCACCCACCCCTATCCCAGCGTGGCAGGTGAAAATCCAAGGCTCTCAGCTCACAGGGCACTAGGAACCACACTCTTAGAATACTGCAGCATGGGACCAGTGCTGGAATGCACCCCCCTTGCACTGTTGTGTCCCCTCTGTGcccccatcccagtgctgcacagccccactgcttcTTACCACTCCAGTCAACAGCTCGTACAGCAGTGACCCAAAGCTCCAGCAGTCCGCTGCTTCAGTTGGCTCTGCGATGCCCCCCACTTCTGCAGAAAGAGCCAGTGAGGGATTTGGGCTGGCAGTGAGGAGCTGGGCCTGGGCAGCAGCCCTGAGGCTGTTACACGGTAGACCTGTGTGCAGCGGGCCTTCTTCCCGATCACTGGCAGAGGATGTGAGCCTTACCTGGGGCACTGTACAGCTGCTCCAGTGCTTGGCTGCAACACTGTGGCTCTACCTCTGTCCACTGGCCAAAGAAGGTAAGACGGATGTGACCTGAAGGCCAGCACCAAAGAGGTTAAGACAAAACTGGCAGAGCACAAAGCCAAAGCCCAGCCACTCAGCTGGCAATAAGCCCTTACTGGGGACAACTGGGACACACGGcctctgctgtgccctgagTGCAGGGACACTGAGCATCCCCTGCTGAGAGCAGGCTGCTTAGAAGGGGGCCAGTCCATGACCTCggtgcaggcagcagtgaggagcacagcagaagaggaaggctgactttccctttgcaaaattctgatttttgttcCTAAGCATTTTGTGGCTCTTCAGTTTGCCTCAAACTTttccagctgcccagggaggtacCCATGGCTTGAAGCAATTGGCAGGCTCAAGGAACCCGGGGGCACAAGTACAACCTGGGTAAAAGGGCAGTTCCACCAACCTCAAATactgctcagctgctcccaACTTCCCTGTGCCAGGATTTCCCAGGCAGACAGGTCCACacaggagcagaagcagcataTTCCTGCGGCCACGTTCCCTCCAGAGACACCTCTCGTAATAACCTCTTGGAAATCTCAGATCACACTTTCAGGCTCAGACATAATCAAACCTCCCCATCTTCCCACCGCAACAGGCTCAGGAAGCCCGAGACTCCTGGCAATTGGGTGAGCAGCCATCCTCCAGCCCAGTGGCCAGCCTCTACCTACCAGCTGTATCCAGCAGCAGGTTCCTGGGATTGAGGTCCCGGCACAACACGCCCTGTTGGTGAAGCCCTTCTAAGGCCAAGAGGATTTCTGCTGCCCACATCTGCACTTGCTCCTCCTTCACAGCCCAGGCCGTGCGGCCGTGCCCCCAGGAAGTCGGAGCCCTGCGAAGTGGGGCTGGAGCATGACCAAGGGTCAGACTGGCAGTCTGGCCACTGAGAGCCCTGGGCTCATGCTGAGCTGTTCTTGCCAACACGCAGCCCTTGGTCTCGCCAGAGGTCACAGAGTTCTGGGTGTGGAAGACCAGACCCTGCTCACAGAGGCTGG
It encodes:
- the RPS6KL1 gene encoding ribosomal protein S6 kinase-like 1, giving the protein CRVLALIDKVQVVQDPATGRTFILKSLPKSFVETRTRQTIIPHGVPFMVKLLCYYASEDSIFLHLEHVQGETLWSHLRAKYRSQQGPSPGSGSLCTTVPPALQGHGGENSEGSAQGSSQGSSNQAAFTPSPSLCEQGLVFHTQNSVTSGETKGCVLARTAQHEPRALSGQTASLTLGHAPAPLRRAPTSWGHGRTAWAVKEEQVQMWAAEILLALEGLHQQGVLCRDLNPRNLLLDTAGHIRLTFFGQWTEVEPQCCSQALEQLYSAPEVGGIAEPTEAADCWSFGSLLYELLTGVPLFQSHPTGIYPHTQLLLPEGLSLAATSLLTQLLQHNPKQRLGAGGGGIAKLKSHSFFSTIPWSKLVG